The Pantoea sp. At-9b genome includes a window with the following:
- a CDS encoding iron ABC transporter permease — translation MSVLSNEWRNAARGGQRWRLRSEGVVLVLMVLLIASLSVAPLLRLVWTALAPQGVPDMARLLRLLGSERVLVATSNTLLIALSSTALSLLLGTFAAWLVALTDLRAKTAWVFAFILPLMIPPQVTALAWLQALAPSSPLALLFAALGLPWFPPGEQPLYSMTGIVLLLGMHNAPLVFLTVRAGLRRLPADLVEAAQVSGASRWRVLFTIILPLARPAIFASAALTFVAAAGNFGIQAMLGIPARVPTLITLVYQQLNGIGPGALPNTAVYALLIALITLAGMGLSAWLGGRHDVRVSGAPRLWRQPLGRSRYVVEACVWLWMVLTLLLPVSALLITALTHGYGQALTWQTLTLENFRAALWGYPAVRQAFLTSLGLTSLAAIILTVMALFLAYFLSWRRTRLVRGLWLASELTYALPGIVTGVAALLFFLRPLPLIEVSLYGTVWIILAAYLANFLALVLRPTLAGFAQLEPALDEAARLCGAGFLRRMRDILLPLAAPSTLAGTVLVFLTALNEIQVSVLLVTSQTQTIGPTIVFLDEGGSASLAAAVGCLMIVVVCLLMALATRLTRRLPHGVLPWQA, via the coding sequence ATGAGCGTGCTGAGCAACGAATGGCGGAATGCGGCACGCGGCGGTCAACGCTGGCGGCTGCGCAGTGAAGGGGTCGTGCTGGTGCTGATGGTGCTGCTGATTGCGTCACTGTCGGTGGCACCGTTGCTGCGGCTGGTGTGGACCGCGCTGGCACCGCAGGGTGTACCGGATATGGCGCGGCTGCTGCGCTTGCTGGGCAGCGAGCGGGTGCTGGTTGCGACCAGCAACACGCTGCTGATCGCCCTGAGTTCAACCGCCCTGTCTTTGTTGCTCGGCACCTTTGCCGCCTGGCTGGTGGCGCTCACCGATTTACGGGCAAAAACCGCCTGGGTGTTTGCCTTTATCCTGCCATTGATGATCCCACCACAGGTGACGGCGCTGGCCTGGTTGCAAGCGTTAGCGCCTTCCAGTCCGCTGGCGCTGCTGTTTGCCGCGCTGGGGCTGCCGTGGTTCCCCCCCGGCGAGCAACCGTTGTATTCGATGACGGGAATCGTACTGCTGTTGGGCATGCACAATGCGCCGCTGGTGTTTCTAACCGTGCGTGCCGGGCTGCGGCGTTTGCCTGCCGACCTGGTGGAAGCTGCGCAGGTGAGCGGGGCGTCGCGTTGGCGGGTGCTGTTCACCATTATCCTGCCGTTGGCGCGCCCGGCCATTTTTGCCAGCGCAGCGCTGACGTTTGTCGCTGCTGCGGGCAATTTCGGTATCCAGGCGATGCTGGGTATTCCGGCGCGTGTACCGACGCTGATCACCCTGGTGTATCAGCAACTGAACGGTATTGGACCTGGCGCGTTACCCAATACGGCAGTGTATGCGCTGTTGATCGCCCTGATTACGCTGGCGGGTATGGGGCTGAGTGCCTGGCTGGGCGGTCGCCATGATGTTCGTGTCAGCGGGGCACCTCGTCTGTGGCGGCAACCGTTGGGCCGCTCACGTTATGTCGTCGAGGCCTGCGTATGGTTATGGATGGTGTTGACCTTACTTCTGCCGGTCAGCGCATTGCTGATCACCGCGCTGACGCACGGCTACGGCCAGGCGCTGACCTGGCAGACCCTGACGCTGGAAAACTTCCGTGCTGCTTTGTGGGGCTATCCGGCGGTGCGTCAGGCGTTTCTCACCAGCCTTGGCCTCACCAGCCTGGCGGCGATTATCCTCACCGTGATGGCGCTGTTTTTGGCGTATTTCCTCAGTTGGCGGCGCACGCGACTGGTACGGGGGTTATGGTTGGCCAGCGAACTGACCTATGCGTTGCCGGGGATTGTCACCGGCGTGGCGGCGTTGTTGTTTTTTCTGCGTCCCTTGCCGCTGATTGAGGTGTCGCTATATGGCACGGTCTGGATCATCCTTGCCGCCTATCTGGCAAACTTCCTTGCACTGGTGCTGCGTCCGACGTTGGCCGGATTCGCCCAACTGGAACCGGCGCTGGATGAAGCCGCGCGGTTGTGTGGGGCCGGTTTCCTGCGGCGTATGCGCGATATTTTGCTACCGCTGGCCGCCCCTTCGACGCTGGCTGGGACGGTGCTGGTGTTCCTGACGGCGCTGAATGAGATCCAGGTGTCGGTGCTGCTGGTGACGTCACAAACACAGACCATCGGGCCAACCATTGTCTTTCTCGACGAAGGCGGTTCGGCGTCACTGGCGGCGGCGGTCGGATGTCTGATGATTGTGGTGGTTTGCCTGCTGATGGCACTGGCTACCCGCCTGACACGCCGTCTGCCGCACGGTGTTTTACCCTGGCAAGCCTGA
- a CDS encoding ABC transporter substrate-binding protein, which produces MEKAMRTSLNVLLLSSGLLLAAASHAADTPSGKLVVYTSQAPEIAQQTIDAFKAAYPNVEVEWTRNGTTQLMNVLRTEMMSGQAKPDVLLIADAINLGALKKENQLYSYQDAPVSHINASFYDKDKTFFGTKIISTVIAYNTQHAKPIDSWNALAVAANKGQIAMPSPLYSGAALYKLHTDINTPDIGWDFYKKLAAIGVAPQGGNGPALKAVASGLDKYGVITDADVILAKKKGSPVDLVYPKEGVSYVTEPVAIMKTVHNLPAAKAFVDFMLSEQGQKLVVEQGNRPVDDRVAAPAGFTPISQIKLLTPDVAKAINEDAEVRDQFTQLFGG; this is translated from the coding sequence ATGGAAAAGGCTATGCGCACTTCGTTAAATGTTTTGCTGTTATCCAGTGGATTATTGCTCGCAGCGGCCAGCCACGCTGCCGACACACCCTCAGGCAAACTGGTGGTATACACCTCACAGGCTCCCGAAATCGCGCAACAAACCATTGATGCTTTCAAAGCCGCTTACCCTAACGTGGAGGTGGAGTGGACGCGCAATGGCACTACCCAACTGATGAACGTGTTGCGTACTGAGATGATGAGCGGCCAGGCAAAACCCGACGTGCTGCTGATTGCCGATGCCATCAACCTCGGCGCACTGAAAAAAGAGAACCAGTTATATAGCTACCAGGATGCGCCGGTCAGCCATATCAATGCGTCGTTCTACGACAAAGATAAAACCTTCTTTGGCACCAAAATTATTTCCACGGTGATTGCGTATAACACCCAGCATGCGAAACCGATCGACAGCTGGAACGCGTTGGCGGTGGCCGCAAATAAAGGTCAAATCGCGATGCCCAGCCCGCTGTACTCCGGGGCCGCGCTGTACAAGCTGCATACCGATATCAACACGCCCGATATTGGCTGGGATTTCTACAAAAAACTGGCGGCGATTGGCGTGGCTCCGCAGGGCGGCAACGGCCCGGCATTGAAGGCGGTAGCCAGTGGCCTGGATAAATATGGTGTGATCACCGATGCCGATGTGATCCTGGCAAAGAAAAAGGGATCGCCGGTGGACCTGGTCTATCCGAAAGAGGGCGTCTCTTATGTCACGGAGCCGGTGGCGATCATGAAGACGGTGCATAACCTGCCAGCGGCCAAAGCCTTCGTCGATTTTATGCTGTCGGAGCAAGGACAAAAACTGGTGGTCGAGCAGGGCAATCGCCCGGTGGATGATCGCGTGGCGGCCCCGGCAGGCTTTACCCCCATCAGCCAGATCAAGTTGTTGACGCCGGATGTGGCAAAAGCCATCAACGAGGATGCTGAGGTGCGCGACCAGTTCACTCAGCTATTTGGCGGCTGA
- a CDS encoding ABC transporter ATP-binding protein gives MAAITLRGLCKSFAAQPVLHDISLHIAQGEFIAVLGPSGCGKTTLLRLLAGFETADAGEIHVGDRCFAAAGVHLPPEERQLGVVFQSYALWPHMTVAENVAYSLKVNGVARHQREQRTQQALALVGLQAFAGRRPADLSGGQRQRVALARCLVAQPSLVLLDEPLANLDVHLRATMEEEFRRFHRHSHATLLYITHDQHEAMALADRIVVMDGGRVMQFATPQTLWREPANQMVATFIDDGKVLPVSDIEPVGEGRAFATLCGLRVSLRCAPQQQPCPQGKASFHAVDFALAGPREAQFAARVQRVIYRGGHHQLNLMPLDAPESSLTLMLADGPLPVVAATVGVAVRDGWILPS, from the coding sequence ATGGCGGCGATTACCCTTCGCGGACTGTGCAAATCTTTCGCGGCACAGCCGGTCCTGCATGACATCTCCCTGCATATCGCGCAGGGAGAATTTATCGCCGTACTTGGCCCTTCCGGCTGCGGCAAAACCACCCTGTTACGTCTGCTGGCGGGCTTTGAAACCGCCGATGCCGGTGAGATCCACGTCGGCGATCGCTGCTTTGCTGCTGCGGGCGTCCATCTGCCGCCCGAGGAGCGCCAACTCGGCGTGGTGTTTCAGAGCTATGCCTTGTGGCCGCATATGACGGTGGCGGAAAACGTTGCCTACAGCCTGAAGGTCAACGGCGTGGCACGTCACCAACGTGAGCAGCGCACCCAGCAGGCGCTGGCGCTGGTTGGGCTGCAAGCCTTTGCCGGGCGTCGTCCGGCCGATCTCTCCGGTGGACAGCGGCAGCGCGTCGCGCTGGCACGTTGTTTGGTGGCTCAGCCCTCGTTGGTGCTGCTGGATGAACCGCTCGCCAATCTGGATGTGCATCTGCGCGCCACCATGGAGGAGGAGTTCCGGCGCTTCCACCGACATAGCCACGCCACGCTGCTGTACATCACCCATGATCAACATGAAGCCATGGCATTGGCCGATCGTATCGTGGTGATGGATGGCGGCCGCGTGATGCAGTTCGCCACTCCGCAAACCCTGTGGCGTGAACCGGCTAACCAGATGGTCGCTACCTTTATTGACGATGGCAAAGTGCTGCCCGTCAGCGATATCGAACCGGTTGGCGAGGGGCGGGCATTCGCCACCTTGTGCGGGTTGCGCGTGTCGTTGCGCTGCGCACCGCAGCAGCAACCCTGTCCACAAGGCAAAGCCAGTTTTCATGCGGTCGATTTCGCGCTGGCGGGACCGCGCGAAGCACAATTTGCCGCGCGCGTGCAGCGCGTGATTTATCGCGGCGGCCACCATCAGCTGAACCTGATGCCTCTGGATGCGCCCGAAAGCAGCCTGACGCTGATGCTGGCGGATGGCCCGCTACCCGTTGTCGCTGCCACCGTCGGTGTGGCAGTCCGCGACGGCTGGATTCTTCCTTCATAA